The following proteins come from a genomic window of Leishmania donovani BPK282A1 complete genome, chromosome 4:
- a CDS encoding spermidine synthase, putative, which produces MPGPGLLPDGWFREESTMWPGQAQGLKVEKVLYDQPTEFQHLTVFESDPSGPWGTVMTLDGVIQLTDYDEFVYHEMLANLSLTCHHKPERVLIIGGGDGGVVREVLRHKSEKDGIVQSVELVDIDGAVIQQSKKHFPQIACGFANPCVTATVGDGAAFVKRAPDSVYDVIIIDTTDPKGPASELFGADFYTNVLRILRPGGVVCNQGESVWLHRPLIEMMMGFLKKDIGFATVKYAMIYIPTYPCGSIGTLVCAKSADTDVTVPMRPVESLGFADQLKYYSSDMHKAAFVLPRFAAHLNE; this is translated from the coding sequence ATGCCAGGCCCCGGTCTTCTGCCTGATGGCTGGTTCCGTGAAGAGAGCACCATGTGGCCCGGCCAGGCACAGGGGCTGAAGGTGGAGAAGGTTCTGTATGACCAACCCACCGAGTTCCAGCACTTGACCGTGTTCGAGTCCGACCCGAGCGGGCCGTGGGGAACCGTCATGACCCTCGACGGTGTCATCCAGCTTACGGACTACGACGAGTTTGTGTACCATGAGATGCTTGCGAACCTGTCGCTGACGTGCCATCACAAGCCGGAACGCGTGCTTATCattggcggcggtgatggcggtgtcgtgcgcgaggtgctgcgccacaaGAGCGAGAAAGACGGCATTGTGCAGTCCGTCGAGCTCGTTGACATAGACGGCGCCGTGATTCAGCAGAGCAAGAAGCACTTCCCACAGATCGCTTGCGGCTTCGCGAACCCGTGCGTGACGGCGACCGttggcgacggtgccgccttCGTAAAGAGAGCGCCGGATAGCGTGTATGATGTCATCATCATCGACACGACGGACCCGAAGGGGCCGGCGTCGGAGCTGTTCGGCGCGGACTTCTACACGAATGTGCTCCGCATTCTGCGGCCGGGCGGCGTCGTGTGCAACCAGGGCGAGTCTGTCTGGCTGCACCGCCCGTTGATAGAGATGATGATGGGATTCCTGAAGAAGGATATCGGCTTTGCCACGGTCAAGTACGCAATGATCTACATCCCGACCTACCCAtgcggcagcatcggcacGCTGGTCTGCGCCAAGTCGGCAGACACGGACGTGACGGTGCCCATGAGGCCGGTGGAGTCGCTCGGGTTCGCCGACCAGCTCAAGTATTACAGCAGCGACATGCACAAGGCGGCCTtcgtgctgccgcgcttCGCGGCTCACCTGAACGAGtag